From one Dyella sp. 2HG41-7 genomic stretch:
- a CDS encoding metalloregulator ArsR/SmtB family transcription factor yields MTVDRIFEALASTVRREILAYLSAQELTAGDIAGRFEMSAPAVSRHLSVLEVAGLVSSERRGQYVYYQLNRDNLVNTLTGFALEVCPKGGPLKRESRRLRTAKKNA; encoded by the coding sequence ATGACCGTCGACCGTATCTTTGAAGCCTTGGCCTCCACCGTTCGCCGAGAAATTCTGGCGTATTTATCGGCGCAGGAACTTACCGCCGGAGACATTGCCGGACGTTTCGAGATGAGCGCGCCCGCTGTGTCCCGCCACTTGTCCGTGCTTGAAGTGGCCGGCCTGGTGAGCAGCGAACGGCGCGGCCAATACGTTTACTACCAGCTCAATCGCGACAACCTCGTCAATACGTTGACGGGCTTCGCGTTGGAGGTTTGTCCCAAAGGCGGTCCGCTCAAACGCGAATCGCGCCGATTGCGCACCGCAAAGAAAAACGCCTGA